Proteins found in one Orcinus orca chromosome 11, mOrcOrc1.1, whole genome shotgun sequence genomic segment:
- the LOC101278018 gene encoding LOW QUALITY PROTEIN: histamine N-methyltransferase-like (The sequence of the model RefSeq protein was modified relative to this genomic sequence to represent the inferred CDS: deleted 1 base in 1 codon; substituted 1 base at 1 genomic stop codon), with protein MASSMKSLFSDHGRYLESFRRFLNNSTGHQQCXYCMVLCMQQFMDEKLPGIIARIGDTKSEIKILSIGGGAGEIDLHILSKVQAQYPGVSINNEVVEPSAEQITKYKELVAKTSNLENTKFTWHKETSPEYQNRMMEKKELQKWDFIHMIQMLYYVKDIPATLKFFHSLLATSAKILITLVSRTSGWDKLWKKYRSHLPRDDLCQYVTSSDLVQMLDKLGIKYECYDLLSTMDISDCFNDSNENEDLLWDFLTETCNFSTTAPPDLKAEIMKDLQDPEFSVKKEGKVLFNNSLSFIVVEAYISTMRMYSNTIA; from the exons ATGGCATCTTCCATGAAGAGCTTGTTTTCTGACCATGGCAGATATCTTGAATCTTTCCGGAGGTTTCTCAACAATTCCACGGGGCATCAGCAATGCTGATATTGCATGGTGCTA TGCATGCAGCAATTCATGGACGAGAAGCTGCCGGGCATAATAGCAAGGATTGGAGACACAAAATCTGAAATTAAGATTCTAAGCATTGGTGGAGGTGCAGGTGAAATTGATCTTCATATCCTCTCCAAAGTGCAGGCTCAATACCCAGGAGTTAGTATCAACAATGAAGTTGTTGAACCAAGTGCTGAACAAATCACCAAGTACAAAGAGCTTGTAGCCAAGACATCAAACCTCGAGAACACAAAGTTTACTTGGCATAAGGAGACATCACCTGAATATCAAAATAGAatgatggagaaaaaagaacttcAGAAGTGGGACTTTATTCATATGATTCAGATGCTGTATTATGTAAAAGACATCCCAGCCACCCTGAAATTCTTCCATAGTCTCTTAGCTACCAGTGCTAAGATTCTCATTACTCTTGTGTCCAGAACCAGTGGCTGGGACAAGCTATGGAAAAAGTACAGATCTCACTTACCCCGGGATGACCTCTGCCAGTATGTCACATCATCTGACCTCGTGCAGATGCTGGACAAGTTGGGGATTAAGTATGAGTGTTATGACCTTCTGTCCACCATGGACATATCTGACTGTTTTAAtgacagcaatgaaaatgaagaccTGCTTTGGGATTTTTTGACAGAAACCTGCAACTTTAGTACAACAGCACCACCTGATCTCAAAGCAGAAATTATGAAAGATCTGCAAGACCCTGAATTCAGtgtaaagaaagagggaaaggttCTTTTCAATAACAGTCTGAGTTTCATAGTGGTTGAGGCATATATATCCACCATGAGAATGTATTCAAATACTATAGCTTGA
- the MFAP5 gene encoding microfibrillar-associated protein 5 isoform X1, with product MLLLGPKVLLFLTVLIIPSDWTPLGVNSQRGDDVTPVTPETFTEDPNLVNDPATDETVLADIKPPTDDLASSDKNTTTECRDEKFACTRLYSVHRPVKQCIHQLCFTSLRRMYIINNEVCSRLVCKEHEVMKDELCRQMAGLPPRRLRRSRYFRLPPCDDVNLQRPSGL from the exons ATGCTGCTTTTGGGACCCAAAGTGCTGCTGTTTCTCACTGTACTCATCATTCCCTCTG ACTGGACACCCCTAGGGGTCAACAGCCAAAGAGGAG ATGATGTGACTCCAGTGACTCCAGAGACATTCACAGAAGATCCTA ATCTGGTGAATGATCCTGCTACAGATGAAACAG TTCTGGCCGATATCAAGCCTCCCACAGATGACCTGG CCTCGTCCGATAAAAATACCACCACAG AGTGCCGGGATGAGAAATTTGCCTGCACAAGACTCTACTCTGTGCATCGGCCAGTGAAGCAATGCATCCATCAATTATGCTTTACCAG TTTACGGCGTATGTACATCATCAACAATGAGGTCTGCTCCCGTCTTGTCTGTAAAGAGCATGAAGTTATGAAAG ATGAACTCTGCCGTCAGATGGCTGGTCTACCCCCAAGGCGACTCCGTCGCTCCCGCTATTTCCGCCTTCCCCCCTGTGATGATGTGAACTTGCAGAGACCCAGTGGTCTGTGA
- the MFAP5 gene encoding microfibrillar-associated protein 5 isoform X2: MLLLGPKVLLFLTVLIIPSDDVTPVTPETFTEDPNLVNDPATDETVLADIKPPTDDLASSDKNTTTECRDEKFACTRLYSVHRPVKQCIHQLCFTSLRRMYIINNEVCSRLVCKEHEVMKDELCRQMAGLPPRRLRRSRYFRLPPCDDVNLQRPSGL; the protein is encoded by the exons ATGCTGCTTTTGGGACCCAAAGTGCTGCTGTTTCTCACTGTACTCATCATTCCCTCTG ATGATGTGACTCCAGTGACTCCAGAGACATTCACAGAAGATCCTA ATCTGGTGAATGATCCTGCTACAGATGAAACAG TTCTGGCCGATATCAAGCCTCCCACAGATGACCTGG CCTCGTCCGATAAAAATACCACCACAG AGTGCCGGGATGAGAAATTTGCCTGCACAAGACTCTACTCTGTGCATCGGCCAGTGAAGCAATGCATCCATCAATTATGCTTTACCAG TTTACGGCGTATGTACATCATCAACAATGAGGTCTGCTCCCGTCTTGTCTGTAAAGAGCATGAAGTTATGAAAG ATGAACTCTGCCGTCAGATGGCTGGTCTACCCCCAAGGCGACTCCGTCGCTCCCGCTATTTCCGCCTTCCCCCCTGTGATGATGTGAACTTGCAGAGACCCAGTGGTCTGTGA
- the MFAP5 gene encoding microfibrillar-associated protein 5 isoform X3, whose product MLLLGPKVLLFLTVLIIPSDLVNDPATDETVLADIKPPTDDLASSDKNTTTECRDEKFACTRLYSVHRPVKQCIHQLCFTSLRRMYIINNEVCSRLVCKEHEVMKDELCRQMAGLPPRRLRRSRYFRLPPCDDVNLQRPSGL is encoded by the exons ATGCTGCTTTTGGGACCCAAAGTGCTGCTGTTTCTCACTGTACTCATCATTCCCTCTG ATCTGGTGAATGATCCTGCTACAGATGAAACAG TTCTGGCCGATATCAAGCCTCCCACAGATGACCTGG CCTCGTCCGATAAAAATACCACCACAG AGTGCCGGGATGAGAAATTTGCCTGCACAAGACTCTACTCTGTGCATCGGCCAGTGAAGCAATGCATCCATCAATTATGCTTTACCAG TTTACGGCGTATGTACATCATCAACAATGAGGTCTGCTCCCGTCTTGTCTGTAAAGAGCATGAAGTTATGAAAG ATGAACTCTGCCGTCAGATGGCTGGTCTACCCCCAAGGCGACTCCGTCGCTCCCGCTATTTCCGCCTTCCCCCCTGTGATGATGTGAACTTGCAGAGACCCAGTGGTCTGTGA